Genomic window (Lutra lutra chromosome 17, mLutLut1.2, whole genome shotgun sequence):
CACCTTgaagtggggaaaagggaaggaggctTAAAATCCATGATCAGGCTTATCTCCCACCAAGACTGCAAAGTCCTCATGTTAGGCCAAATCATAGAGTAGGAGTAGGAATGTTGGGCCGCCCCTCAACAAGGGAAGAATTGACTTGTGGTAGGTTTTTCCAGGCAAGTTCTAGGAATCCATACTGAGCGATGCCCACAGGTTGGATAGTGTGCACCCTGCTCTTCCCAGGCAGAGGTACAACATTATGGAACTTGAGAGGACCTGCAGGGGCATGGGAATGACCACGAAACAGGCCACAGAGCAACCGTTCACCAAGTACCAGCTCCTGAGTTTTCAGGGACTTTTTGAACATGGTCTCTTGGGGTTGGAATTCCTCTCTCTGCAGCAACTCTAGTAGAAGCCTCTGGATTTGGGGGGACTTAAATTGGTACAGATCCATGAGTTGGTAAAACTGTTCCATCCAAGCAGCGCTGTCTTTTGCATAGTGTTGCTGCAACATCCGCAAAACATGATACACTGCCACAAATGTCTCCCATTGGGGcacctcttccttttttttagagatgGACTGTGCCTTCTTCAACTTGGGCATTATGAGGGCCCTGTCTTTTCTCTTAAAAGCCTTGAGGTCCTTCTGAAACATCAGTGCTAGGGTTTGTCTGTCCACAGAGGCATGGGCACCTGTGAAAATCTCTCTTGCAGCAGGATAAAAGTGCTTCATGTCCATCTCTTCCAGAGCATTGGATAGCTGCTGTACCCGTGCACTCCTGTAAGGTTCTCCTAAAAGATGCCACTTTATAGCCTTTGGGACTCTAGTCCTCCTGGTGGTTGATGCTAACACTGGTGAAGGTATGGGCAGTGCCTTGAGGGACAAAAATTCCCTCTTTGCCTTGTGAAATTTGGGGAGTTCTTCCTTATCACTCAAGACCTGGAACTCCTTCTGGAGTATCAAGTCCAGGGATTTTTTATCAACAGAGGGATAGACAGTTGTGGGAACATCCTTTCTGATTGGATGAAGGTGCGGTATCTCCTTAACAGCACAGGATAATTGTTGTGCCTGCTTCTTCCTATAGGACTCCGCTAAGAGATGCCAATTGAGAGCTGCTGGGGTTTGAGACCTCCTGGTAGCTGATGGGAACACTGGTTCAATGATAGGGAATAGCTCTAGCtggctgtgtttttcttttcttctaattggAGGGATCACTTTTAAGTGCACTGGACTCAAAGCATCCTTATGTTGTGGTGTGTCTGTGCGACTTACCACGAGGTTCTGCCTGAGGTGTTTAGCAATGGCTTTAAGATTGCACAGAGGCATCCATTTCGAGTATCCCTTTGCAGTGAAGCCTCTGAGGAGCTGGTGCAGTCTATGGAAACTGTCCCTGGAAAGCTTCTCTCCTGCTTCCAGTCTTATTAAAGCATTGTTAATCCAGTCCTCATCTGAGAAGCTCGCTTCTGAGTAGTATGGCCTTTCAGCTGGTATAGAAGTAAGGGATGGGGCTAGGGCTGGCCCTGGGGCCTGGCCTTTAGTTTTCCTCACTAGGGTATCCTGGTACTTAAAGAACCACTTCCACCTGTCACCTTTGGGCCAACGTTCTGGTTTCTGTGATTTCATGATAATATCAGGTAAGTGGGACTCTGGCCTGTGGAGGACTTCCGGGATCTGGATCTCTAAACCTATTTCCATACCCCTGGCTTTCTCCAAGAGCACATCCTCTTGTCTTCCCCAAGAACTTGTCATAGGGTGTGCTCCAAGACGTTTACTTTCCTGTCCTTCCAAATCCAAATGAACCCCCAACACTTTCAGGggcattctctttttttccaaggCTACTGGGAGGGGTATTTTGAAAGGGCTCTTCAGAACTGTTGGCCACATGACCTTATCCGTAAGTGTGGGATCTCTCTTTCCATCAAgcaatctttctttcttaaaaggcATTTCCCTTCTCGTTGTACCCTCCCTTTTCTCAGCAAGAGCCTTATCTTCTGATAAGCTCACGTCTTTCTTGGAGAGCTCCATTTTCAATACTCTCTCTTCTGAGCGTATCACCTCCGTATGTCTGCTCTCCACATCCTTCtgcctttgctccttttcctcctcctcctcctctcttttctctatcttctccatttcctcctcttctccttcctcctccctcaggctctcctcctcctcctcactcaagctctcttcctcctcctcactcaggctctcctcctccctcaggctctcctcctcctcctccctcaggctctcctcctcctcttcactcagcctctcttcctcctcctcactcaggctctcctcctcctcactcaagctctcctcctcctcctcactcagcctctcttcctcctcctcactcaagctctcctcctcctcactcaggctctcctcctccttctcacttagactttcttcctccccctcactcaggctctcctcctcctcctcactttgactttcttcctccccctcactcaggctctcctcctcctcctcctcacttagactttcttcctccccctcactcaggctctccctctcactcagtCTCTTCTCCTCAATCAGGTGCTCCTCCTCCTCAGtcagcctctcctcctcctcatgtgggctctcctttttcttcttactcagcctctctttctcttgagtcaacctcttttcctttttccttctttgggttGAACTCTCTTTCTTATGCTTCTTAGCCAAGTTCTCCTCCAATTCTTCTTTACTCAGgcttgccttctttttcttcttcctaatcaaatatttccctttctctctcctgggcaaaatttcttcctcttctccttcctcagtgatgctctcctcctctttccccttcttcgTTGGACCTTCCTTTATTTCCTCAATCAAACTCTCAGATAAGCCTTCAAACAGAGTATCTCTGATACTCTCTAATAAGTACTTTAGCTGAGTTTTTTCTGGTTTATCCTTAATTCTCCTTAAAAGTTTCTTTGGCTGCTTTTTTCCTAACAGATTTTGTTCCTGGACTTCCTTTAATATACTCTCTATCTGGGCTTTATCTAATAGTATCTTTTCCTGGACTTTCTCTAAAAACCTTTGGTTCTCCTCCAAGCTCTCTCCATCAGTCAATGTTTTCTCTTTGGTGGCCAGTCTGTCATCatctacttttctctcttcctgatcCAGCTCCTtctcttgtttcattatttcacTCTGTTCCTTAAAGAATTCCCACTTCTG
Coding sequences:
- the LOC125089659 gene encoding WD repeat-containing protein 87-like produces the protein MELSKKDVSLSEDKALAEKREGTTRREMPFKKERLLDGKRDPTLTDKVMWPTVLKSPFKIPLPVALEKKRMPLKVLGVHLDLEGQESKRLGAHPMTSSWGRQEDVLLEKARGMEIGLEIQIPEVLHRPESHLPDIIMKSQKPERWPKGDRWKWFFKYQDTLVRKTKGQAPGPALAPSLTSIPAERPYYSEASFSDEDWINNALIRLEAGEKLSRDSFHRLHQLLRGFTAKGYSKWMPLCNLKAIAKHLRQNLVVSRTDTPQHKDALSPVHLKVIPPIRRKEKHSQLELFPIIEPVFPSATRRSQTPAALNWHLLAESYRKKQAQQLSCAVKEIPHLHPIRKDVPTTVYPSVDKKSLDLILQKEFQVLSDKEELPKFHKAKREFLSLKALPIPSPVLASTTRRTRVPKAIKWHLLGEPYRSARVQQLSNALEEMDMKHFYPAAREIFTGAHASVDRQTLALMFQKDLKAFKRKDRALIMPKLKKAQSISKKKEEVPQWETFVAVYHVLRMLQQHYAKDSAAWMEQFYQLMDLYQFKSPQIQRLLLELLQREEFQPQETMFKKSLKTQELVLGERLLCGLFRGHSHAPAGPLKFHNVVPLPGKSRVHTIQPVGIAQYGFLELAWKNLPQVNSSLVEGRPNIPTPTL